One Maniola hyperantus chromosome Z, iAphHyp1.2, whole genome shotgun sequence DNA window includes the following coding sequences:
- the LOC117995624 gene encoding ciliary microtubule-associated protein 2-like, with amino-acid sequence MIIKEKHCAGFNSSQKRFGIITVHPSLDPSGLYTIRPDGCDPCLYHPKPIHEIFEVNKNNKSDKDPWRYKKELEDWAKNLGYRNQKVLEQRRWFNSVLGPAWHELTELRRYEAACKNVGFGRTARFKSSKNVLPGPGTYFTNTPFKPSPYGPHSTRPTFERDQPCRFKDTSPKWSLAPNRYTIVDRESIEFKPKKIASLRGPYDLFTGKRDGSTIKNHFNTSSRAAAASWPVALNSTLDKYNKSHFGVMNKTNRSHPYRGRNMLVDLSMCLRKPKDPGPAHYNIEKQNIFIQNKWGFNSSYDKSPGYQRAVVWPAVGRYDVKSITCGILGQGHRHVFLSTQKRTIGAVLPEPMNSF; translated from the coding sequence atgatTATAAAGGAGAAACATTGCGCTGGTTTTAACTCTAGTCAAAAAAGATTTGGAATAATAACCGTACATCCAAGTTTAGACCCTAGTGGTCTTTACACAATAAGACCGGATGGTTGTGACCCCTGTCTTTATCATCCAAAACCAATTCATGAAATTTTTGAAGTCAACAAGAACAATAAAAGTGATAAAGACCCGTGGAGATACAAAAAAGAGTTAGAAGATTGGGCCAAGAATTTAGGATATAGGAATCAAAAAGTACTGGAACAAAGAAGGTGGTTCAATTCAGTGCTAGGTCCAGCGTGGCACGAATTAACTGAATTACGTAGGTATGAAGCTGCTTGTAAAAATGTAGGATTTGGAAGAACCGCTCGCTTTAAATCTTCTAAAAATGTATTGCCTGGTCCTGGAACTTATTTTACAAATACTCCATTCAAACCTTCACCATACGGACCACATTCTACTAGACCGACATTTGAAAGGGACCAACCGTGTCGTTTTAAGGATACCTCGCCCAAGTGGTCATTAGCACCAAACAGGTACACCATTGTCGATAGAGAGAGTATAGAatttaaaccaaaaaaaattgcatcGCTCCGTGGTCCTTACGATCTTTTTACGGGTAAGCGCGATGGGAGCacaataaaaaatcattttaatacaTCATCGCGAGCCGCAGCAGCGTCATGGCCCGTTGCTCTAAACAGTACTCTGGACAAATACAATAAGTCTCACTTTGGAGTAATGAACAAAACGAACCGAAGCCACCCATACAGAGGACGCAATATGTTAGTCGATTTATCCATGTGTCTGCGTAAACCAAAAGACCCGGGGCCGGCACATTATAACATTGAAAAACAgaatattttcatacaaaacaaaTGGGGATTCAATAGTAGTTACGATAAGTCCCCTGGATATCAACGAGCAGTAGTTTGGCCTGCTGTTGGAAGATACGACGTAAAAAGTATTACTTGTGGCATCCTAGGTCAAGGTCATCGGCATGTGTTCCTTAGTACACAGAAAAGAACGATTGGAGCTGTTTTACCTGAGCCTATGAATtctttttga